The Arachis hypogaea cultivar Tifrunner chromosome 14, arahy.Tifrunner.gnm2.J5K5, whole genome shotgun sequence DNA window ACTTGAGATATTAGTTTTGTAATTTTATAACATGCATGTGATGTGATGTGATCTATGCAGGGAAATCAGGCATTAGATTTGGGTGGCATAGAAGGATCAAAGTAGCCCTTGGAGCTGCAAGGGGTTTGGCTTATCTTCACGAACACGCCGATCCTCCAATCATACACAGGGACATcaaatcaaacaacattttgcTGGATGAGAAGCTTGATGCAAAAGTTGCTGATTTTGGCCTATCCAAACCAATATTAGATTATGGCAAAGATCATGTCACCACTCAAGTTAAAGGAACAATGGTTAGTATTTGATGATTGATTCTATAGTGCTATAGTTTCTCAAACTTGTAGCACAAGGTAATAtaattttcattctaattttaggGATACTTGGATCCAGAATACTACATAAGTCAGCAGGTGACTGAGAAGAGTGATGTGTATAGTTTTGGAGTACTGATGCTAGAGCTCATAACCGGAAGAAAGCCGATAGATCGAGGGAAATACATTGTGAAAGTGGTCAGGAATTCAATTGACAAGACTAAGGACATGTATGGCCTGCATGAACTCATCGACCGAGCCATCAGAGATGGCTCGGCCCTGAATGGTTTTGAGAAGTTTGTTGATCTTGCAATGATGTGTCTTGAAGAATCAGGAGCTGACAGGCCTCCAATGAGTGATGTAGTGAAAGAGATTGAAATCATATTGCACTCAATTGGTTTGGACCCTGCTGCTGATCAATCTGAACCCTCAACTTCATCAAGTTTTCAACATAATGAGGTAAGCTTAGAGAGTTCCCATCAACCTTACAGCAGTGAATCCTTGTATTCAAGCTCCGAATATATACAAAAACACCATGAGCATGAGCCTAGATAAGTCTTCTAAGATCCAAGGTAAGAGAAAAGTAGAACAACTTTTGGATAATGAGTTTGTAAATGTTAGCTTTTGGTGAAACATCATCAACATTTTAAgtgtctttttcattttcttcttgtaTATATATTTCTATAATTATGAATTATATTGGTGTTGTTAAGAACATACACAAGTACAAACTGTTATTATGCTAGgattttttattgaataaatataatatatacaaatataagaATATTTATACCTTTATATATGTAAATATGATTGTTATTGATAATGAGTGAATAACTAAAAGATAGAAGGTGTTTGTAGTACagtttgaattgatttaaaagataaaattgataTAAGTTGTATCTATTTAGATtgtattgattttattttatttttttaaataattacaatttatattatataaatttgaatttattttttaatttaatagatTTAAATTATCATAATTTGGATTAGACTGATTTATTGGATTCTagaaaaaatttaacaatttaaaacttttgaattaaaaaaagataGTAAAGTGGTTCCAATGTGATTTTAAATTTAAGATATGTCAAATTTAACTAATGATATTTTAAGAGAAATTTAGATTGTGTTGATTTAGATGCTATGGATTTGATTtgtaaataattgtaatttaaactgtattaatttaaatttattttttaatttaatcaaatttaaattattgtgatttggattagattgatttattcaattttagaaaaaaaattaccatttaaaacttttgaattagaaaaaaaaataataataattgaatgtATATACAACAGTAATTGGCCTGATATCTATGTTGGAGAGACTATGCCAAGGAGTTGTTTTCAGAAAATTGTtgtaaataaaagtataaataattaataataaaaatagtattatattatataatataaaatgaaTGAGTCGGtttgaaattaaatataaaagctaatCTAATCTAATCTATTATTCACGCCATTTGTTAACAATATGATAATTGATAAGATcaatctaatttaaacttttacaAATATACAAGTTACCTATTATGAAAGTACACACATTAAGatatcattaatttaaaaaatatttaaaatatttagacTAATTTAATCTTGAGAGTTTTCTTATCTCTCATCCGAGATTAAATCCTTAAAACACATATTAGGTTACTATATAGTTCATGATCATTGATCAAGGATATAAactgtatataaataaataaattaaaacatatctttatattaaaaagtttttcctagagtaatttttctgtatttttttttttggcgtTTGCCCAGTTGATTAAACtttaaaccaaaaaaattgaggaaatgaaataaaaatattgctaaaaaaagttaaatttgagcccaaatattataataaaaaaaatagaaaataacacctcatacaaaaataaataaactgggATTAGAGCAATTGTCTTTTGATAGCAAATTAAATTTAAGAAAcgagtatttaaaataataaaaaaaattcagacaaaaaaaatcaaatttaactttCACAAAAAttgaattatataatttaaactttaaattatttaagataaacatatcttaaaatttaaaaatatctattCACTTAAAAGTAGTTATAGCTAACCACACTACTAACACTATAAATAGTAGATACCAATGATATAAATCATATAATAAACATCAATAGAAATTattcatagtatattctcttctatttttgttctaCAATGGGTGTGAATCAGTGTGTGAAAGTAGCTCTCTTTTTGGGTCTCTTAGTATTATTTtgtccttctttttcttcatcagaAGATGTGAAGCTTAAAGTGAAAGGGGTCACAAAcattgctacaactgatgagaaTTTCATATGTGCAACATTGGATTGGTGGCCATCTAATAAATGTGACTATAACCAATGTCCATGGGGAAAAGCTGGGATTCTCAACttggtattttatttatttcttttgtttgataTTATTGTCGTATATTACCATTCAGAATATTGTATGcattttttaatttcataatgataattaattattgtttttgcaactttttttttcagaatttgaATAACACAATACTCTCAAATGCAATCAAAGGTAACCCATATTTTCTTTAAAGTCaaattactttaattaatatatactattatgtgaaaaataatataatagaaaataTTGAACGATCACTGTATTTTAAAAAACTGGAGTATTTCATATTATTATCTATCATTCAAAGGTTCATCTAATTTAGTTGCTTTCAAAATTGTTGCAGCATTCAATCCTCTGAGGATTAGATTAGGAGGTTCACTACAAGATCAAATTATTTACCAATTTGGGAAGCAAAAGCACTGCCCAACTATGAGAAAGAAAGATAACGGCTTGTTTGGATTCAGTGTTGGATGCCTTCCCAGAAAGAGATGGGATGAAGTGAATCACTTTTTCAACAAAACtgggtaattaattaataaatatatattattttaatttctcaatattattataattacttcacaaacaatcaattttatcttatcttatttactTTAAACTTTGCAGTGTCAAATTTACATTTGGCTTAAACGCACTTATTGGCAAGAAAAATTCCAAGGAAGACCAATTAAACTGGAAAGGAGATTGGAATCCAAACAATGCCATAAGCCTCATGAAGTACACTGTCTCAAAAGGATACAATATAGATTCATATGAATTCGgtaccaaattaaattaaaacccttttaatttttataattaactaatttaatttttatctataattttttataaatttaacattTTGTGCTAATTAATGATATAGGAAACGAGCTATGCTCTGAAGGAGTATCAGCAAGAATAGATAGTGTTCAATATGCAAAAGACATCACAAAACTAAGGCACATAGTTAACTCATTATACTCAAATGCCACAACAAGACCAAAGGTGATGGGTCCAGCTGGATTTTATGGTAAAGAATGGTTTGATAGCTTCTTGCAACATGTTGGACCTGGTGTCATTGATGGAGTTACACATCACATTTATAACCTTGGTGCTGGTATGTATAATAATTCAGAATGTTTTTTTtgtcacattttttttaatattggattaATAATGATTATGATCTGCAgtggtattttttaaaatgtgggATGATTTAATTTAGGGAGTAGAAATCGGACCAGCAGATTTTTAAGAGATACAAAAATCGGACTGTCTGATTTAGGAATAAAAATTGGACCCTccaatttgtgtttaaaaaattaaaaaaatttacacaaatCTAATTTGGAGTACATAAATCTAATTTGTATACCTaccatagttttaaaaaataccaaaaattataaTGTTAAAGTATATTACTCATTCCACTTTTATATCTAAATCTTTTAGTCTTTTTTGTtgcttgattaatttttttaattctaagaATATAATTGTATTATAAAATTATGTTATATAGGTGTTGATAGGGATCTTATTAGCAAGGTTCAAGACCCATATTTCTTGAGCAAAATTGCACAAACTTTTAAGGATGTTTCAACGGCGGTGAAGGAATTCACACCATGGGCTGGAGCATGGGTTGGAGAATCTGGTGGAGCTTATAACAGTGGAGGCAAGGATGTTTCACATACTTTTGTTAATGGCTTttggtaagtttttttttttaattgaattttagctctctattttttatatattttttttaataatttttttaattaataataactatAGGTATTTGGACCAATTGGGTATGACATCAACCTTCAACCACAAAGTTTATTGTAGACAAGCTTTGATTGGAGGAAACTATGCTTTGCTAAATACAACATCATTCATTCCTAATCCAGATTATTATGGGTATGTCACATATATTTATTCATATTCATATAAGTAGTTAAATTAAATGTCATTTTTGAATGAataacaattttattttctttaaatagaGCACTTTTGTGGCATCGGCTTATGGGAACCAATGTGCTTTCTATTTCTCATGATAGTTCACCATATCTGCGTACATATGCTCATTGTTCTAAACAAGGGGTAAGCTAGTAATTTGATTTAtacattttaaaagtttttttttaattttaagataactttttaaaagttataacatATTGTCGATCTAATTATTGTCTCAGAGCGGAATCACATTACTACTAATAAACATGGAGAATTCGACATCTTTCGATGTGTCCCTTGTGAATGACATGAATCTTTATCCGGAGGAGTTAGCATCAGAAGGAATAAACACAGTGAATTTGATGGATTCATTGAAAAGGGAAGAGTACCACTTGACACCTAAAGATGGAAACATTCAAAGTGATGTTGTGCTTTTGAATGGAACTCCATTGGAACTTACCAAGTCAAAGGAAATTCCAGAGCTTAAACCAAAGATTGttgatgcttcttcttcttctccaatcaaaGTTGCACCTCATTCAATAGTTTTTGTGCAAATCAATAATTTCAATGCACCTGCATGTGCACCTCCTACAAAATAGATTACTAGGGTTCTCTATTGtttcttttttatgtttcttatagAACTTATATAGAGTTATTAAGACTTATAGAGCATATGCATATATATGTACTTTGCTGGGAATAGTTTATGAttaaatttctttaatttcttttattttcaattaattatcttttttattattgatgaCTTCAAGGATACGCATATTATTGCCAAGAAgcaatagctcaaatgacatagtctccccatactcaattaagaggttacggGTTCGAGTCTCCATATCTTcgataataaaaaaaaggatacgcatattatttatatgattaaaaactaactaattaactgaCACTATATATTCATGTATAACAATTTAAATTcacaatttgaataaaatttgaaatatttatgATAACTTTTTAATATTGCTTTATAATAAAAACCTGGTATATTAGTAATAGAATTAACTTCCTCagctaagttaactaagttaTCAATTATTGAATTATCTTCCTTAgctattttaagtttttaactttttcattataattaaatatttttttcctatacaaaaaaaaaagagaaaaaagaataaaaaaatttaataagaaaaaatctCCTTGGatgcaaattttaataaaagtttaCTTCATTTTCAAGCCACTGAATAATTGGATATTTATACTATAGCAATTTGCTGATTTCCTCATTGAATTAGTATAAAATTACCCTTCTCAAGAAATAAGTATTAGTTCCATATATATGATTGTGCTATCCACTTGTTGGACCTAAAGATTTGTTGTTTCAAACTATGTACAAtagtattaaatataattaaaaaataggtTTAACTACACaacaaaattactaattttttttattagaaaatctaagatttaaatttttaatataatagttgtatatttagttatttactatAGTTATAGTAATTTGACCTGTTGCCAAAAATCATAAACTCGTGTTTACCAAAAAGAAGAAACTGTGCATATTAAGAGAAGAAATTAAGAGTCTTTGGACTACAAGAAAGATATTAACATAAACTTTCACTAATTCACAAGATAATTGTCACAGAAATCTTTGTCTACTAATTTATCTTGAGCATTATATTCTCATGCATACCTTAAATCACTGGTTTTTCCAACAATGCTGAAATGTACCATTCATTCTTCTGAATCCCATCATGATCAATCTTCCTACCAGCGTGCCATCTAAGTCTGTTGAACCCAACTCTATCAAACATTGGCAAATAAGTTCCATTAACCTGTGATCCAAAGCAGAAGAAATGTTCAAGCCAGAAAATTCCCCCAGGCCTCAACACCCTATACACATCATATAGCAAAAACTCAAGCATAGTCTCTGGCAACCAATTCCCTATGAATTCCATGGAATGAACAATATCGAGTGTGTTCTCAAAGAATGGAAGCCTATGAGATATGCTGAGATGAATTGGAATCAATCCCCTTGATGCAATGAAGTGGCTGAATGGACCGTCCAAATCCAGTGTGCTtgtgatgattgtcacattcctTTCTTTCATCCTTGCAGCAAATGTCCCTGTTCCGCCACCAATGTCAAGTCCCATACTGATTGTGCTGCTGGATCTTTTCGTCCCAAGAACTCGGTCTATCCCAAAATCAAGTCCACCATCATCAAAGATCCACCTACCCTTTTCCCTTCCTTGCAGATCAAAGCAATCTTTACAGTACCCTTTATTGTTCTTCCTCTCAATGAGGCACTTGTGGCTCTTACAAGTATAAGGATCCCAAACAATGTTGCTAT harbors:
- the LOC112741400 gene encoding heparanase-like protein 2 yields the protein MGVNQCVKVALFLGLLVLFCPSFSSSEDVKLKVKGVTNIATTDENFICATLDWWPSNKCDYNQCPWGKAGILNLNLNNTILSNAIKAFNPLRIRLGGSLQDQIIYQFGKQKHCPTMRKKDNGLFGFSVGCLPRKRWDEVNHFFNKTGVKFTFGLNALIGKKNSKEDQLNWKGDWNPNNAISLMKYTVSKGYNIDSYEFGNELCSEGVSARIDSVQYAKDITKLRHIVNSLYSNATTRPKVMGPAGFYGKEWFDSFLQHVGPGVIDGVTHHIYNLGAGVDRDLISKVQDPYFLSKIAQTFKDVSTAVKEFTPWAGAWVGESGGAYNSGGKDVSHTFVNGFWYLDQLGMTSTFNHKVYCRQALIGGNYALLNTTSFIPNPDYYGALLWHRLMGTNVLSISHDSSPYLRTYAHCSKQGSGITLLLINMENSTSFDVSLVNDMNLYPEELASEGINTVNLMDSLKREEYHLTPKDGNIQSDVVLLNGTPLELTKSKEIPELKPKIVDASSSSPIKVAPHSIVFVQINNFNAPACAPPTK